The Arachis duranensis cultivar V14167 chromosome 2, aradu.V14167.gnm2.J7QH, whole genome shotgun sequence genome has a window encoding:
- the LOC110278115 gene encoding uncharacterized protein LOC110278115: protein MKFICEVVILSLSIIVIQSSITFSRELGSPNHIKTTTFYTKTFVLEPGKVSRQTFFDVKFPRGHVGIKNLQAELVDEHGNSIPLYEAYLHHYFVLRYFENITMSQHANKSQPNYGKYFKRNDGACQTFVNSISWGLGVDARRTSTELPDPFRVEVGTHPEDVPQEYDEEKWLINILVIDTRGVEDKKGCSQCRCDLLDVKSKDLTNTTGVDGTPLSSDYKGGIFCCEKKSQCKLQKGYNEKQKRKVAIKYTILWVEWDQQQVPLKFYILDVTDQVTYNGSEPIHHCAVEYSINPEKTDEGHYHIKKTNIPMKKGGSLIYITAHVHSGVVNATLYGEDGRRLCEIKPIYGTGKEAGNEEGYAVGASGCYPKPGSMKINDGENLTVEFIHENKYTTGLMGHFYVYLAEDLPKSL, encoded by the exons ATGAAGTTTATTTGCGAAGTGGTGATATTATCATTGTCAATTATAGTAATACAATCGAGCATCACATTCTCACGAGAACTTGGAAGTCCAAATCATATCAAGACAACTACTTTTTATACCAAAACGTTCGTACTGGAACCAGGAAAGGTTAGCAGACAAACTTTTTTTGATGTTAAGTTTCCAAGAGGCCACGTTGGAATCAAGAATTTACAAGCCGAACTAGTTGATGAACATGGAAACTCTATACCACTATATGAGGCTTACCTGCaccattattttgttttaagatattttgaaaatatcacCATGTCACAGCATGCTAATAAGAGTCAACCTAATTACGGTAAGTATTTTAAGAGAAATGATGGTGCATGTCAAACTTTTGTTAATTCAATTTCTTGGGGTCTTGGAGTTGACGCACGAAGAACTAGTACAGAACTACCAGATCCATTTAGAGTAGAAGTAGGTACGCATCCTGAGGATGTTCCACAGGAGTATGATGAAGAGAAATGGTTAATCAATATTTTGGTCATTGACACACGTGGTGTAGAAGACAAGAAAGGTTGCTCCCAATGCAGATGTGACCTTTTAGACGTCAAAAGTAAAGATTTGACAAACACAACAGGCGTTGATGGAACACCATTGTCTAGTGATTACAAAGGAGGAATTTTTTGTTGCGAGAAGAAGTCTCAATGCAAATTACAAAAGGGatacaatgaaaaacaaaagagaaaagttGCCATTAAATATACAATATTATGGGTTGAATGGGATCAACAGCAAGTGCCTCTTAAGTTTTATATTCTTGATGTTACTGATCAAGTCACATATAATGGATCCGAACCAATTCATCATTGCGCG GTAGAGTATTCTATAAATCCAGAAAAGACTGATGAAGGACACTACCATATTAAGAAAACAAATATTCCAATGAAAAAAGGTGGTAGTCTCATCTATATTACTGCTCATGTACATTCAGGAGTTGTTAATGCAACATTATATGGAGAG gATGGAAGAAGATTATGTGAAATTAAGCCAATATATGGAACGGGAAAAGAGGCAGGCAATGAAGAAGGTTATGCTGTTGGAGCGTCTGGTTGCTATCCAAAACCGGGCTCTATGAAGATTAATGATGGTGAAAATTTAACTGTAGAATTTATACATGAAAACAAATATACCACTGGACTTATGGGGCATTTCTATGTCTATTTGGCAGAAGACTTACCAAAATCTTTGTAA